A stretch of Methanosphaerula palustris E1-9c DNA encodes these proteins:
- a CDS encoding molybdopterin-binding protein: MAVALLVLLLSSGSAMAYTVRGDFKDAPYTASLSTGGDLLTIINGTCGGVMGSVYDKNNYYPPELQINPTNHNWVEGDYVLVTGQNGETALYSYGELDTKFAQGNTVTLTEQNNGQVDLAGLGREIKDVNSIDVVHAVDVVKGGTRFYSQQFIVSGEGITPKVLNLSDLQGMTQVTSRIKNTKNNVTTDWTGPTLLSTLKASGVNTTDMTSYVVVSGPDGFATVLSMYEATHALSGLYSDPAYSQYDMLAITGDNTLNVAKNESDNGFARLVIPGDNVNGRWTSNVYQIVVYDLTSSSTPAPSSDASFVATPTNAEKGSAVKFTVTPASGKIISSAWWSFDATTHMNTWNSRAVNPTFFYPRAGTFTPLVKLTYTDGSTETVQLTDYIQAT; this comes from the coding sequence ATGGCAGTTGCTCTCCTGGTTCTGCTCCTTTCGAGTGGCTCGGCCATGGCGTATACGGTGAGAGGAGATTTCAAAGATGCACCCTACACCGCAAGTTTGAGTACAGGAGGAGACCTGTTAACGATTATAAACGGCACCTGTGGCGGCGTCATGGGATCCGTGTATGACAAAAATAACTACTATCCTCCGGAATTACAAATAAACCCGACCAACCATAACTGGGTAGAAGGCGATTATGTGCTCGTCACCGGTCAGAACGGAGAGACGGCCCTCTATTCCTACGGCGAATTGGACACAAAGTTCGCACAGGGGAATACCGTCACCCTCACGGAACAGAATAACGGTCAGGTCGACCTGGCCGGCTTGGGAAGAGAGATCAAAGACGTGAATTCCATCGATGTCGTCCATGCGGTCGATGTCGTAAAGGGTGGGACCCGCTTCTACTCGCAGCAGTTCATCGTCTCCGGGGAGGGGATCACTCCGAAGGTCCTGAACCTTTCTGACCTGCAGGGGATGACACAGGTAACCAGCAGAATCAAAAACACGAAGAACAACGTCACGACGGATTGGACCGGACCCACATTGCTCAGCACCCTCAAAGCCTCGGGTGTGAACACGACTGACATGACCAGTTATGTCGTCGTTTCAGGACCTGACGGCTTCGCCACGGTGCTCTCCATGTACGAGGCGACCCATGCGTTGTCCGGCCTTTATTCAGATCCCGCATATTCTCAGTATGATATGCTGGCGATTACGGGCGACAACACGCTCAACGTAGCCAAAAACGAATCGGACAACGGTTTTGCCCGCCTCGTTATCCCCGGCGACAACGTCAACGGCCGGTGGACCAGTAACGTCTACCAGATCGTGGTATACGATCTGACATCCTCATCCACGCCGGCTCCCTCCTCTGATGCGAGCTTCGTCGCGACGCCGACGAACGCCGAGAAGGGCAGCGCAGTGAAGTTCACCGTGACCCCGGCGAGCGGCAAGATCATCAGCTCGGCCTGGTGGTCGTTCGATGCCACGACCCACATGAACACCTGGAACTCACGGGCCGTCAACCCGACATTCTTCTATCCGAGGGCGGGCACCTTCACCCCACTCGTGAAACTCACCTACACGGACGGCTCGACCGAGACGGTCCAGCTGACGGACTATATTCAGGCCACCTGA